The Geobacillus stearothermophilus ATCC 12980 genome contains a region encoding:
- a CDS encoding tRNA (adenine(22)-N(1))-methyltransferase yields MNEFRLSKRLATVASFIPKGAVLADIGSDHAYLPCYACLHGYVSKAIAGEVADGPLRSAQQQVEKTGLSDRISVRKGDGLAVIAPGEVDCITIAGMGGSLITRILDEGKEKLVGVQRLILQPNIGAELIRRWLFDHGWELIAERILKEDGQIYEVLVAERGDARRPYRHLEAELLLGPFLRRENSEVFREKWQRELLHWKRIIADLAEKGESEAARVKMRELEKKVQLVEEALR; encoded by the coding sequence ATGAACGAGTTTCGCCTATCAAAGCGGTTGGCAACGGTCGCTTCCTTCATTCCGAAAGGAGCCGTGCTCGCTGACATCGGGTCGGATCATGCGTATTTGCCTTGCTATGCCTGCCTGCACGGGTATGTGTCAAAAGCCATTGCCGGCGAGGTCGCTGACGGCCCGCTTCGCTCCGCGCAGCAACAAGTGGAAAAGACGGGGCTTTCCGACCGCATTTCGGTGCGCAAAGGAGACGGATTGGCTGTCATCGCTCCGGGGGAAGTGGATTGCATCACGATCGCCGGCATGGGCGGCTCCCTTATCACCCGCATTTTGGATGAGGGGAAAGAAAAGCTCGTCGGTGTCCAACGGCTCATTTTGCAGCCGAACATTGGCGCTGAACTGATCCGCCGCTGGCTCTTCGATCATGGGTGGGAGTTGATTGCCGAACGCATACTGAAGGAAGATGGGCAAATTTACGAAGTGCTTGTCGCCGAGCGCGGCGACGCCCGGCGGCCGTACCGCCATCTGGAGGCGGAATTGCTCCTTGGGCCGTTTTTGCGCCGGGAAAACAGCGAGGTGTTCCGCGAAAAATGGCAGCGCGAGCTTCTGCATTGGAAACGGATTATCGCCGATTTGGCGGAGAAAGGGGAAAGCGAGGCGGCTAGGGTGAAAATGCGCGAACTGGAGAAAAAAGTCCAATTGGTAGAGGAGGCGTTGCGATGA
- the cccA gene encoding cytochrome c550 — protein MNRNPLIPFFIIMAFGIVLTFVLSFKGLGDAKEMAKEKKGGEKTEQTAEFNPEQFYQQTCSGCHGQNYEGGVGPALKGVGERLSADQIKDVLQNGRGNMPPGLVPADNIDAMTKWLAGLK, from the coding sequence ATGAACCGCAATCCGCTCATCCCGTTTTTCATCATCATGGCATTCGGGATTGTGCTGACGTTCGTCTTGTCGTTTAAAGGGCTAGGCGATGCGAAGGAAATGGCCAAAGAGAAAAAAGGCGGGGAAAAAACGGAACAAACGGCCGAATTCAATCCGGAACAGTTTTACCAACAAACGTGTTCTGGCTGTCACGGCCAAAACTATGAAGGCGGCGTCGGCCCGGCATTAAAAGGAGTCGGCGAACGGTTATCGGCGGACCAAATTAAAGATGTCCTGCAAAACGGACGCGGCAACATGCCGCCAGGGCTTGTGCCGGCTGACAACATCGACGCGATGACGAAATGGCTCGCCGGTTTAAAATAA
- the rpoD gene encoding RNA polymerase sigma factor RpoD has product MAEKPAQSKQAEAAAGETLEQVKEQLAELGKKRGILTYEEIAERLSGFDLDSDQMDEYYEYLADQGIEVISESDLEADPDIDELAKEAEFDLNDLSVPPGVKINDPVRMYLKEIGRVPLLSAEEEIELAKRIEQGDEEAKRRLTEANLRLVVSIAKRYVGRGMLFLDLIQEGNMGLIKAVEKFDYRKGYKFSTYATWWIRQAITRAIADQARTIRIPVHMVETINKLIRVQRQLLQDLGREPTPEEIAEEMDLTPEKVREILKIAQEPVSLETPIGEEDDSHLGDFIEDQDATSPSEHAAYELLKEQLEDVLDTLTDREENVLRLRFGLDDGRTRTLEEVGKVFGVTRERIRQIEAKALRKLRHPSRSKRLKDFLE; this is encoded by the coding sequence ATGGCCGAAAAACCAGCCCAATCAAAGCAGGCCGAGGCGGCTGCCGGCGAAACGCTGGAGCAGGTGAAAGAGCAGCTCGCTGAGCTCGGCAAGAAGCGCGGCATCCTCACATACGAAGAAATTGCCGAGCGGCTTTCCGGCTTTGATTTGGACTCCGACCAAATGGACGAATATTATGAATACTTGGCTGACCAAGGCATTGAAGTCATCAGCGAATCCGATTTGGAAGCCGATCCGGACATCGATGAGCTGGCCAAGGAGGCGGAATTCGACTTAAATGACTTATCCGTTCCTCCCGGCGTGAAAATCAATGACCCGGTGCGCATGTACTTAAAAGAAATCGGCCGTGTCCCCCTTTTATCAGCGGAAGAAGAAATTGAGCTGGCGAAGCGGATCGAACAAGGCGATGAAGAGGCGAAGCGCCGGCTGACGGAAGCCAACCTCCGCCTCGTCGTCAGCATTGCCAAACGGTATGTCGGCCGCGGCATGCTTTTCCTCGATTTGATCCAGGAAGGGAACATGGGGCTGATCAAGGCGGTTGAAAAGTTTGATTACCGCAAGGGCTACAAGTTCAGTACGTACGCGACGTGGTGGATCCGACAAGCCATTACGAGGGCGATCGCCGATCAAGCGCGGACGATCCGCATCCCGGTGCATATGGTCGAGACGATCAACAAACTGATCCGCGTTCAACGGCAGTTGCTCCAAGACCTCGGGCGCGAACCAACGCCGGAAGAAATCGCCGAGGAAATGGATTTGACGCCGGAAAAAGTGCGGGAAATTTTGAAGATCGCCCAAGAGCCGGTGTCGCTCGAGACGCCGATCGGCGAAGAAGACGACTCGCATCTTGGCGACTTCATCGAAGACCAAGATGCGACGTCGCCATCGGAACACGCCGCTTATGAGCTGTTGAAAGAGCAGCTTGAAGATGTGCTTGATACGCTGACCGACCGCGAAGAGAACGTGCTCCGCCTCCGTTTCGGGCTTGACGACGGCCGGACGCGGACGCTGGAAGAAGTAGGCAAGGTGTTTGGTGTGACGCGCGAACGCATTCGCCAAATCGAAGCCAAAGCGTTGCGCAAGCTACGCCATCCGAGCCGCAGCAAACGGCTGAAAGACTTTTTGGAATGA
- the dnaG gene encoding DNA primase, whose translation MGHRIPEETIEAIRRGVDIVDVIGEYVQLKRQGRNYFGLCPFHGEKTPSFSVSPEKQIFHCFGCGAGGNAFTFLMDIEGIPFVEAAKRLAAKAGVDLSVYELDVRGRDDGQTDEAKAMTEAHALLKRFYHHLLVHTKEGQAALDYLQARGWTKETIDRFEIGYAPDAPDAAAKLLESHSFSLPVMEKAGLLTKKEDGRYVDRFRNRIMFPIHDHRGETVGFSGRLLGEGHPKYVNSPETPVFRKGAILYHFHAARVPIRKRQEALLVEGFADVISAAQAGIDYAIATMGTSLTEEQARILRRHADTITICYDGDSAGIEAAWRAAEQLSALGCRVKVASLPNGLDPDEYIRVYGGERFAGEVAAARPLVAFKMAYLRRGKNLQHEGERLRYIDEALREIGKLSSPVEQDYYLRQLAEEFSLSLSALHEQLSRSQRERTKPREAPDGETARPMLAKKLLPAFQNAERLLLAHMMRSRDVALVVQERIGGRFNIEEHRALAAYIYAFYEEGHEADPGALISRIPGELQPLASELSLLLIADDVSEQELEDYIRHVLNRPKWLMLKVKEQEKTEAERRKDFLTAARIAKEMIEMKKMLSSS comes from the coding sequence ATGGGACATCGCATTCCCGAAGAAACGATTGAAGCCATTCGCCGCGGCGTCGATATTGTGGATGTCATCGGCGAATACGTCCAGCTGAAACGGCAGGGCCGCAACTATTTTGGCTTATGCCCCTTTCATGGGGAAAAGACGCCGTCGTTTTCCGTTTCTCCGGAAAAGCAAATTTTCCACTGCTTCGGTTGCGGAGCAGGAGGGAATGCCTTCACGTTTTTAATGGACATCGAGGGCATTCCGTTTGTGGAAGCGGCCAAACGGCTTGCGGCCAAGGCAGGCGTCGATTTGTCCGTCTATGAGCTGGATGTTCGCGGGCGCGATGATGGTCAGACGGACGAGGCGAAGGCGATGACGGAAGCGCATGCCTTGCTGAAACGATTTTACCATCATTTGCTTGTCCATACAAAAGAAGGACAAGCCGCGCTTGATTACTTGCAGGCGCGCGGATGGACAAAAGAAACGATCGACCGGTTTGAAATCGGCTATGCCCCGGATGCACCTGATGCGGCGGCCAAGTTGCTGGAGAGCCATTCCTTTTCTCTTCCGGTGATGGAAAAGGCGGGGTTGTTGACGAAAAAAGAGGACGGGCGATACGTCGACCGGTTCCGGAACCGCATTATGTTTCCGATCCACGACCACCGCGGCGAAACGGTGGGGTTTTCCGGCCGCCTGCTCGGCGAAGGGCATCCGAAATATGTCAACAGCCCAGAAACGCCCGTTTTCCGCAAAGGGGCGATTCTATACCACTTTCATGCGGCGCGGGTGCCGATCCGCAAGCGGCAGGAGGCGCTGCTTGTCGAAGGGTTTGCCGATGTCATTTCCGCAGCGCAGGCCGGCATCGATTATGCCATTGCGACGATGGGGACGTCGCTGACCGAGGAGCAGGCGCGCATTTTGCGCCGCCATGCGGACACTATAACGATTTGTTATGACGGCGACAGCGCCGGGATCGAAGCCGCTTGGCGCGCTGCTGAGCAGCTGAGCGCATTGGGATGCCGCGTCAAGGTGGCATCCCTTCCGAACGGTCTTGACCCGGATGAATATATACGTGTTTATGGCGGTGAACGGTTTGCCGGAGAAGTGGCTGCCGCCCGACCGCTCGTGGCGTTTAAAATGGCGTATTTGCGGCGCGGAAAAAATTTGCAGCACGAAGGGGAGCGGCTCCGCTATATTGATGAAGCGCTCCGGGAGATCGGCAAGCTGTCGAGCCCGGTGGAACAAGATTATTATTTGCGCCAGCTCGCCGAAGAGTTTTCGTTGTCGCTTTCCGCTCTTCATGAGCAGCTGTCCCGCAGCCAGCGCGAGAGGACAAAGCCGCGGGAGGCGCCCGATGGGGAAACGGCGCGGCCGATGCTGGCGAAAAAGTTGCTGCCGGCTTTTCAAAATGCGGAACGGTTGCTGCTTGCTCATATGATGAGAAGCCGCGATGTGGCGCTGGTCGTTCAAGAGCGGATTGGCGGCCGGTTTAACATCGAGGAGCATCGGGCGTTAGCCGCTTATATTTACGCCTTTTACGAAGAAGGGCATGAAGCCGACCCGGGTGCGCTCATCTCAAGAATCCCCGGCGAGTTGCAGCCGCTCGCGAGCGAGCTGTCGCTTTTATTGATCGCAGATGACGTTTCCGAACAGGAGCTCGAGGATTATATCAGGCATGTGTTGAATCGCCCAAAATGGTTAATGCTAAAGGTAAAAGAACAAGAAAAAACGGAAGCGGAGCGAAGAAAGGACTTTTTGACAGCCGCCCGCATCGCCAAAGAAATGATTGAAATGAAAAAAATGTTATCTTCCTCATAA
- a CDS encoding pyruvate, water dikinase regulatory protein: MNQRLVYVVSDSGGETAELVVKAAASQFYASPVQIKRVPYVEDKTTLAEVVALAKMNQAIIAFTLVIPEMREFLLAEAAREGVVAYDIIGPLIEKMSGLFQLTPRYEPGQVRVLDEDYFKKIEAIEFAVKYDDGRDPRGILRADIVLIGVSRTSKTPLSQYLAHKRLKVANVPIVPEVEPPEQLFQVGPGKCFGLKISPDKLLSIRRERLKSLGLNDQAIYANMDRIKEELAYFDEVVKKIGCDVIDVTNKAVEETASIIMKKLKC; encoded by the coding sequence ATGAATCAACGCCTCGTTTATGTCGTATCCGACTCGGGCGGGGAGACGGCTGAGCTTGTCGTCAAGGCGGCGGCCAGCCAGTTTTACGCCTCGCCGGTTCAAATCAAGCGCGTTCCATACGTAGAGGATAAAACGACGTTAGCCGAAGTGGTCGCGTTGGCCAAAATGAACCAAGCCATTATTGCCTTTACGCTCGTTATTCCGGAAATGCGCGAATTTTTGCTTGCCGAGGCGGCGCGCGAAGGGGTGGTCGCTTACGATATCATCGGCCCACTCATCGAAAAAATGAGCGGCTTGTTCCAGCTGACGCCAAGGTATGAGCCGGGCCAGGTGCGCGTGCTCGACGAAGATTACTTCAAAAAAATCGAAGCGATCGAATTCGCCGTCAAATACGACGACGGCCGCGACCCACGCGGCATTTTGCGCGCTGATATTGTGTTGATCGGCGTATCGCGCACATCGAAAACGCCGCTGTCGCAATACTTGGCGCATAAGCGGCTGAAGGTGGCAAACGTACCGATCGTTCCGGAAGTCGAGCCGCCCGAGCAGCTGTTTCAAGTCGGGCCAGGCAAATGCTTCGGTTTGAAAATCAGCCCGGACAAGCTGCTGTCGATCCGCCGCGAGCGTTTGAAATCGCTCGGCTTGAACGACCAAGCCATCTATGCGAACATGGATCGCATTAAAGAAGAGCTGGCTTATTTTGACGAAGTCGTAAAAAAAATCGGCTGCGATGTCATCGATGTAACGAACAAAGCTGTGGAAGAAACGGCAAGCATCATTATGAAAAAGTTGAAGTGTTAA
- a CDS encoding helix-turn-helix transcriptional regulator, which translates to MQIVKDYGPITGESIAEKLNLTRATLRPDLAILTMAGYLEARPRVGYFYTGKTGTQLFADKIKKLKVEDYQSIPVVVNENVSVYDAIVTMFLEDVGTLFVVDEESLLAGVLSRKDLLRASIGKQELTAIPVNIIMTRMPNIAVCYKDDPLIEVAERLIEKQIDAMPVVRKTEKGYEVIGRITKTNMTKAFVSLAKDDV; encoded by the coding sequence TTGCAAATTGTCAAAGACTACGGGCCGATCACCGGCGAGAGCATCGCCGAAAAGCTGAACTTGACGCGGGCGACGCTGCGGCCCGATCTCGCGATTTTGACGATGGCCGGCTATTTGGAAGCGCGGCCGCGCGTCGGTTATTTTTATACCGGAAAAACGGGCACGCAGCTGTTCGCCGATAAGATTAAAAAATTAAAAGTTGAAGACTACCAGTCCATCCCGGTCGTCGTCAACGAAAACGTGAGCGTCTATGATGCGATTGTCACGATGTTTTTGGAAGACGTCGGCACGCTGTTTGTCGTCGATGAGGAGTCGCTTCTTGCGGGCGTTTTGTCGCGCAAAGACTTGCTGCGCGCGAGCATCGGCAAACAGGAACTGACAGCGATTCCCGTTAATATTATCATGACAAGGATGCCGAACATCGCTGTTTGTTATAAAGATGATCCGCTGATTGAGGTGGCCGAACGGCTGATCGAGAAGCAAATCGACGCTATGCCGGTCGTGCGCAAAACGGAGAAGGGGTATGAAGTGATCGGCCGCATTACGAAAACGAATATGACGAAAGCGTTCGTCTCATTAGCCAAAGACGATGTGTGA
- the recO gene encoding DNA repair protein RecO, which produces MFEKCEAIVMRTIDYGETNKIVTLFTREWGKVAVMARGAKKPSSRLSAVTQPLAYGHYLIRRSRGVGVLHQGELIDSMRALREDLFAAAYAAYIVELTDKSTEEQKRNPYLFELLRQTLQYMSEGRDLEIMALIYEMKMLPVLGIPPVLDRCARCGATEGSVSFSVKEAGFLCHRCEEADPHRMPLSPASARLLRLFFHIDLARLGAISVKETTKAELKAVLSAYYDEYAGLSLKAKRFLQQMSVLKDTLAPDSGQDA; this is translated from the coding sequence ATGTTTGAAAAGTGTGAAGCGATCGTGATGCGGACCATCGATTATGGCGAGACGAATAAAATTGTCACATTGTTTACAAGGGAATGGGGAAAGGTGGCTGTGATGGCGCGAGGTGCGAAAAAGCCAAGCAGCCGCCTTTCTGCTGTTACGCAGCCGCTCGCCTATGGCCATTATTTGATCCGCCGCAGCCGCGGCGTCGGCGTTCTCCATCAAGGGGAGCTCATTGATTCGATGCGGGCGCTGCGTGAAGATTTGTTTGCCGCTGCCTATGCCGCGTATATTGTGGAGCTCACCGACAAAAGCACAGAAGAGCAAAAGCGCAATCCGTACTTGTTTGAGCTGTTGCGGCAGACGTTACAGTATATGAGCGAAGGGCGCGATTTAGAGATCATGGCGTTGATTTATGAGATGAAAATGCTCCCAGTGCTCGGCATTCCGCCGGTGCTTGACCGTTGCGCGCGTTGCGGGGCGACAGAAGGGAGCGTCTCGTTTTCGGTCAAGGAGGCGGGCTTCCTTTGTCATCGCTGCGAGGAGGCCGACCCGCACCGGATGCCGTTGTCGCCAGCGTCGGCCCGGCTGTTGCGCCTGTTTTTCCATATTGATCTTGCCCGGCTGGGCGCGATTTCGGTCAAAGAAACGACAAAGGCGGAATTGAAGGCGGTGCTGTCGGCGTACTACGATGAATATGCCGGCCTGTCGCTGAAGGCGAAACGCTTTTTGCAGCAAATGAGCGTGCTGAAAGACACACTCGCCCCCGATAGCGGCCAGGATGCTTAA
- a CDS encoding YqzL family protein — MLEFTWKLFSQTGNIDTYLLFKELEREQRLGGEEQNTDQKEIDQPIS; from the coding sequence ATGCTTGAGTTTACTTGGAAGTTGTTTAGCCAAACAGGCAATATCGATACGTACTTGTTGTTTAAAGAGTTGGAACGGGAGCAGCGGCTCGGCGGTGAGGAGCAGAACACCGACCAGAAAGAAATCGACCAGCCGATCTCTTAG
- the era gene encoding GTPase Era has product MNKEGYKSGFVAIIGRPNVGKSTFLNRVVGQKIAIMSDKPQTTRNKIQGVYTDEDAQIIFIDTPGVHKPKHKLGDFMMKVALNALREVDLILFMVNAEEGFGRGEAFIMERLKEVDTPVFLVINKIDRVHPDELLPLIDQYKDLHPFAEIVPISALEGNNVERLLEQIKERLPEGPQYYPPDQVTDHPEQFIIAELIREKALHLTREEVPHSIAVVVERIERREETGTVYVGAVIVVERDSQKGIIIGKQGRMLKEIGQRARADIEALLGSKVFLELWVKVQKDWRNRLSQLRDFGFREDEY; this is encoded by the coding sequence ATGAATAAGGAAGGATACAAATCAGGGTTTGTTGCCATTATCGGAAGACCGAACGTAGGAAAATCGACGTTTTTAAACCGTGTCGTCGGGCAAAAAATCGCCATTATGAGCGACAAACCGCAGACGACGCGCAATAAAATCCAAGGCGTGTACACCGATGAGGACGCACAAATCATTTTTATCGACACTCCCGGGGTGCATAAACCGAAGCATAAACTCGGCGATTTTATGATGAAAGTGGCGCTCAATGCGCTGCGCGAAGTCGATTTGATTTTGTTTATGGTCAATGCCGAGGAAGGGTTTGGGCGCGGCGAGGCGTTCATTATGGAGCGCTTGAAAGAAGTCGATACGCCGGTGTTTTTGGTGATCAACAAAATCGATCGCGTTCACCCGGATGAGCTGCTGCCGCTCATTGACCAGTACAAGGATTTGCACCCTTTTGCGGAAATTGTGCCGATTTCAGCGCTTGAAGGAAACAATGTCGAGCGTCTGCTGGAGCAAATTAAAGAGCGGTTGCCGGAAGGACCGCAATATTATCCACCGGATCAAGTCACCGACCATCCGGAGCAGTTTATCATCGCCGAGCTCATTCGCGAGAAAGCGCTTCACTTGACGCGCGAGGAAGTTCCACATTCGATCGCCGTCGTCGTCGAACGCATTGAGCGGCGCGAAGAGACGGGCACGGTTTACGTCGGGGCTGTCATCGTTGTTGAGCGCGATTCGCAAAAAGGAATCATCATCGGCAAGCAAGGCCGGATGTTAAAGGAAATCGGACAGCGGGCGCGCGCTGACATTGAGGCACTGCTTGGATCCAAAGTGTTTTTGGAGCTGTGGGTGAAGGTGCAAAAGGACTGGCGCAACCGCCTTTCGCAGTTGCGCGACTTCGGGTTTCGCGAGGACGAGTATTGA
- a CDS encoding cytidine deaminase, with the protein MEIEQLIAEAKKAREFAYVPYSKFKVGAALLTKDGSVYRGCNIENAAYSVCNCAERIALFKAYSEGETEFAALAVIADTPRPVPPCGACRQVIAELCPSDMKVILANINGDVKIVTVQELLPDAFSAEDMHE; encoded by the coding sequence ATGGAGATCGAACAGCTCATTGCCGAAGCGAAAAAAGCGCGCGAATTCGCATACGTGCCTTATTCGAAATTCAAAGTCGGCGCCGCGTTGCTGACGAAAGACGGCAGTGTGTACCGCGGCTGCAACATTGAAAACGCCGCTTACAGCGTGTGCAATTGCGCGGAGCGGATCGCGCTGTTTAAGGCGTATTCCGAAGGGGAAACGGAGTTTGCCGCCCTCGCGGTCATTGCCGACACTCCCCGCCCGGTTCCGCCGTGCGGCGCATGCCGTCAAGTGATCGCTGAGCTTTGCCCTAGCGATATGAAAGTCATTTTGGCCAATATCAACGGCGATGTCAAAATCGTCACCGTTCAAGAACTGCTGCCAGATGCTTTTTCAGCGGAGGATATGCATGAATAA
- a CDS encoding diacylglycerol kinase family protein has product MRGARERDRFAWAWAGMKAAVKEEAHLRFHLAAAVVAFALGFAVGLSRWEWIVLVLTVGAVVTLELVNTAIERTVDLVTGEFHPLAKAAKDIAAAAVLVAAGVAVIIGALLFWPHLR; this is encoded by the coding sequence ATGCGAGGTGCGAGGGAACGGGATCGTTTCGCCTGGGCTTGGGCGGGAATGAAGGCGGCGGTGAAGGAGGAGGCGCATTTGCGTTTTCACTTGGCGGCCGCCGTTGTTGCCTTTGCGCTCGGTTTCGCTGTCGGGCTGTCGCGCTGGGAGTGGATTGTGTTAGTGCTGACAGTTGGTGCGGTCGTTACACTCGAGCTGGTGAATACAGCCATCGAGCGCACGGTCGACTTGGTGACAGGAGAGTTTCACCCGCTGGCGAAAGCGGCGAAAGATATCGCTGCTGCGGCTGTGCTCGTGGCTGCCGGGGTTGCTGTCATCATCGGGGCGCTGCTGTTTTGGCCGCATCTTCGCTGA
- the ybeY gene encoding rRNA maturation RNase YbeY has translation MTIHIDFIDETGEVTAEQLEMLEQLLREAAASENVPDGTEVGVSFVDNERIRLMNRDYRGKDAPTDVLSFALEEEGEGEVDIIGADMPLVLGDIVISIPKAKEQAAEYGHSFMRELGFLAVHGFLHLLGYDHETEEEERVMFAKQEEILTRFGLTR, from the coding sequence ATGACCATTCACATCGACTTTATCGACGAAACGGGCGAAGTGACCGCAGAGCAGCTTGAGATGCTCGAGCAACTCCTTCGCGAAGCGGCAGCGAGCGAGAACGTGCCGGACGGGACGGAAGTGGGCGTCTCATTCGTGGACAACGAGCGCATTCGCCTGATGAACCGCGACTATCGCGGCAAAGACGCTCCGACTGATGTGCTTTCGTTCGCGTTGGAAGAGGAAGGAGAGGGCGAAGTCGACATCATCGGCGCCGATATGCCGCTGGTGCTTGGCGACATCGTCATCTCCATTCCGAAGGCGAAAGAGCAAGCGGCGGAATACGGGCATTCGTTCATGCGCGAGCTCGGGTTTTTGGCCGTGCACGGTTTTTTGCATTTGCTTGGCTATGACCACGAAACGGAAGAGGAAGAGCGCGTCATGTTTGCCAAGCAAGAGGAAATATTGACGCGGTTCGGATTGACGCGATAG
- a CDS encoding HD family phosphohydrolase yields MGRLRFFLERTKDVRFVRFWLFLFLAALLFAVLYWQVKPRQYELRLFDVAKETIRSPVTVEDKEATARLKEEAAAKVADVYTLKKEYAENRVDLLSSLFAAIESVQNEAGSGRSPGDLTAKLEERLPPEWFAYLSSEEWRRLLSASPGELETAKEAALTAVHAAMSERISQAELDEARAKAATELKYAALSPALRETVAKLCRQAVIPNVVYDRTATEEKRRQAMDEVKPVKILQGQVIVEEGQFITSDIYHRLELVGLLGGGRPHWPAAGLCLFVLLLLAPLAYYFRAEKTNENLLLYGAVFTLMMAVMVLIRLLPSGGAVSAGYLVPAAFGPMLVRVLLGERLAVMTAIIGAVCGSILFNEEIGATGAVSVSLAVYLLAGGLAGTFCLPKELAKAKIWRAGVLVAVVNAGLLLSLLLMKNGRYSLAEIGLFLLMAAASGIFSAILTIGLLPVFETAFGILSPLRLIELSNPNHPLLRKLLTEAPGTYHHSIMVANLAEAACEAIGADGLLARVACYYHDIGKTKRPRYFIENQMGGNPHDHLSPQLSKNIIIAHVTDGVALLRKHRLPKEIVDIAEQHHGTTLLKYFYHKALEQTGVVSEAEFRYPGPKPQTKEAAVINIADSVEAAVRSLANPSQEKIEKIVRGIIADRLQDNQLNECDITMKELEIVARSLCETLNGVFHSRIEYPEVRKEKVKHA; encoded by the coding sequence GTGGGAAGGCTTCGTTTTTTTCTCGAGCGGACAAAAGACGTCCGCTTCGTCCGCTTTTGGCTGTTTTTGTTTTTGGCTGCGCTGTTGTTTGCTGTGTTGTACTGGCAAGTGAAACCGCGCCAATATGAGCTGCGCCTGTTTGACGTCGCTAAAGAAACGATCCGCTCGCCGGTGACGGTTGAGGACAAAGAAGCGACAGCCAGGCTGAAAGAAGAAGCAGCCGCCAAAGTGGCAGACGTTTATACGTTGAAAAAAGAATATGCCGAAAACCGTGTCGATCTTCTTTCCTCGCTGTTTGCCGCCATTGAGAGCGTGCAAAACGAGGCGGGTTCGGGCCGTTCGCCCGGTGATTTGACAGCGAAGCTCGAGGAACGGCTGCCGCCGGAGTGGTTTGCCTACCTGTCCTCTGAAGAATGGCGGCGGCTGCTCAGCGCTTCTCCCGGTGAACTCGAGACAGCCAAAGAAGCAGCGTTGACGGCCGTGCATGCGGCCATGAGCGAGCGCATTTCCCAGGCGGAGCTTGACGAGGCGCGCGCGAAAGCAGCGACAGAGCTCAAGTATGCGGCGCTGTCGCCGGCGTTGCGCGAAACCGTCGCCAAGTTGTGCCGGCAGGCTGTCATTCCGAACGTCGTCTACGACCGGACGGCGACGGAAGAAAAGCGGCGGCAGGCGATGGATGAAGTGAAGCCAGTGAAAATTTTGCAAGGGCAAGTGATCGTGGAGGAAGGGCAATTTATTACGAGTGACATTTACCACCGGCTTGAGCTCGTCGGCCTGCTTGGCGGCGGACGCCCGCATTGGCCGGCCGCGGGGCTTTGTTTGTTCGTGCTGCTCTTGCTTGCGCCGCTCGCTTACTATTTCCGCGCCGAGAAGACGAATGAAAACTTGCTGCTTTATGGAGCGGTGTTCACGTTGATGATGGCGGTGATGGTGCTCATTCGCCTGCTGCCGTCCGGCGGGGCCGTTTCGGCTGGCTATCTCGTTCCGGCAGCGTTCGGTCCGATGCTTGTCCGCGTGCTGCTTGGCGAGCGGCTGGCGGTGATGACCGCCATCATTGGGGCGGTGTGCGGCAGCATCTTGTTTAATGAAGAAATCGGGGCGACTGGCGCCGTATCGGTGTCCTTGGCTGTTTATTTGCTCGCTGGCGGCCTGGCTGGGACGTTTTGCCTGCCGAAGGAGCTGGCGAAGGCGAAAATTTGGCGGGCCGGTGTGCTTGTTGCCGTCGTCAATGCGGGTTTGCTCCTATCGTTGTTGCTAATGAAAAATGGCCGCTACTCGCTGGCTGAGATCGGCCTTTTTCTTCTCATGGCGGCGGCCTCCGGCATTTTCTCCGCCATTTTGACGATCGGGCTGCTGCCGGTGTTTGAGACGGCATTCGGCATTTTGTCGCCGCTTCGCCTCATTGAGCTGTCGAATCCAAATCACCCGCTGTTGCGCAAATTGTTGACGGAGGCGCCGGGGACGTATCATCACAGCATCATGGTCGCCAATTTGGCGGAAGCGGCGTGCGAGGCGATCGGCGCCGACGGCTTGCTAGCGCGCGTCGCCTGCTATTACCACGACATCGGCAAGACAAAGCGGCCCCGCTATTTCATTGAAAACCAAATGGGCGGCAATCCGCACGATCATTTGTCGCCGCAATTGAGCAAAAATATTATTATCGCCCATGTCACCGACGGCGTCGCCTTGCTTCGCAAGCACCGGCTGCCAAAGGAGATTGTCGACATCGCCGAACAGCATCATGGCACGACGCTGCTCAAGTATTTTTATCATAAAGCGCTCGAGCAAACGGGAGTGGTCTCCGAAGCCGAGTTCCGCTATCCCGGGCCGAAGCCGCAGACGAAAGAGGCGGCGGTCATCAACATTGCCGACAGCGTCGAGGCGGCTGTCCGTTCGTTGGCCAACCCCTCGCAGGAAAAAATCGAAAAGATCGTCCGGGGGATCATCGCCGACCGCCTGCAGGACAACCAGTTGAACGAGTGCGACATCACGATGAAAGAGTTGGAGATCGTCGCCCGTTCGCTTTGTGAGACGCTCAACGGCGTCTTCCATTCGCGCATTGAATACCCGGAAGTACGAAAGGAAAAGGTGAAGCATGCATGA